The following proteins are encoded in a genomic region of Fusarium keratoplasticum isolate Fu6.1 chromosome 9, whole genome shotgun sequence:
- a CDS encoding Ysc84 domain-containing protein — MGFFKAADIRHECDKAAQILKSFVEKSKIPSEVIAGAQGLAIFTGFRAGMYLAGAGGSGIVVARLPDGTWSPPSAFSVRSGSIGLVYGLDVYDCVCVLNTQAAVDAYKTSEMSLGGAVALAAGPIGGTANVKEVKPVWTYTKSRGLYGGLTVDGTVIKERRDANADFYGSNVSSKRILEGDAEIVHGSHDWRAGAKQLIEVLKTAEGKQGDAKILQEISDQPTPGDLRE; from the exons AtgggcttcttcaaggcggCTGATATTCGTCACGAATGCGACAAGGCGGCTCAGATACTCAAGTCGTTTGTTG AAAAGTCCAAGATTCCTTCGGAAGTCATCGCAGGCGCCCAGGGGCTGGCAATCTTTACCGGCTTCCGCGCTGGCATGTACCTTGCAGGCGCTGGCGGTTCCGGAATCGTCGTCGCTCGTCTTCCCGATGGAACCTGGTCACCGCCTTCTGCCTTCTCGGTGCGGAGTGGTAGCATCGGCCTTGTTTATGGCCTAGATGTTTACGACTGTGTGTGCGTGCTCAACACACAAGCTGCCGTGGATGCGTATAAGACTTCCGAAATgagcctcggcggcgccGTCGCCCTGGCAGCTGGACCAATTGGTGGTACCGCCAATGTGAAGGAGGTCAAGCCAGTCTGGACATACACCAAATCAAGGGGTCTTTACGGTGGCTTGACTGTCGATGGAACAGTCATCAAGGAGAGGCGtgacgccaacgccgatTTCTACGGGTCCAACGTTTCTTCCAAGCGGATTCTTGAGGGCGACGCCGAAATCGTTCATGGATCCCACGACTGGCGTGCTGGAGCGAAGCAACTCATCGAGGTTCTGAAAACCGCCGAAGGAAAACAGGGAGATGCAAAGATTCTTCAAGAAATCAGCGACCAGCCGACTCCTGGTGATCTGAGGGAGTAA
- a CDS encoding hypothetical protein (Expressed protein) — protein sequence MTSMLSIARSCQLLQGGQARLVALAKSKRFAALVSGHVVDVALGSTIDAFTAKPPIMTKLSDTNENPGLWRYYRVNRGLILLDRKAVSKNTLAIFYRDEAGRFILKDQGFMIEWAKKAGKLVFQEAEELHEDNLVTFFNLALFWHSQGSWRVSYLHKGNACQLIHIIGLGPPRSRDAGLLTSEIRRRRLWACYLMHCFSSEKLFRFNSIADIQALALPWPEPDFRQGASKAPSSYLNSKGNSRSIFAELIRGLTLWCHVVCAVKTPEAGMDSKIADICTIENKLSAWWEAVQPDFKLDPHDMRGVEQKQFSTILLTNLVYHQSLCALHASIVPLFCWTKGDGSWSSARQLSAQTAFEHAGIVSELINSVLSKSTRLSAMLSYVAYAAYCSCAIHIPFLWCSQPTIRERAYANVGANVRMMQAMSPYWKLASLLEIYARCLYDIHQRNPPIVSNEPKYADISEFTSFKADASLARPSILEFTGVLRSSEGGYIRPGEESNTLRVESDDVGDGPSSTPFFVTEQLPETMAKNTEELETGPRPSSDAQRSLDCMRPQSPSLQQEATEPNGLQNMAERQQVDAVASEWPTLDVFNSLFDAEMANFFPDTMSIDPSLLGTEPLTWDFLDMPAEKGD from the exons CGAAACCACCAATCATGACCAAACTGTCCGATACCAACGAGAACCCAGGCCTTTGGCGTTATTATCGAGTCAACAGGGGACTCATTCTGCTGGATCGGAAGGCCGTT TCGAAGAATACTTTGGCAAT CTTCTATCGCGATGAAGCTGGTAGATTCATCCTTAAGGACCAGGGTTTCATGATTGAATGGGCAAAAAAGGCCGGTAAACTGGTGTTccaggaggccgaggagctccACGAGGACAATCTCGTTACGTTCTTCAACCTTGCCTTGTTCTGGCACAGCCAGGGCTCATGGCGGGTTAGTTATCTCCACAAAG GCAACGCGTGTCAGCTGATCCATATTATTGGTCTTGGCCCGCCAAGATCGCGAGACGCGGGACTACTAACTTCGGAGATTAGACGAAGGCGACTTTGGGCTTGCTATCTGATGCATTGCTTCAGCTCGGAAAAACTGTTTCGATTTAATTCAATCGCAGATATTCAGGCTTTGGCTTTGCCTTGGCCGGAACCAGATTTCCGGCAAGGTGCCTCAAAGGCTCCCTCTTCATACTTGAACTCAAAAGGAAACAGCAGAAGCATCTTTGCTGAGTTGATCCGAGGGTTGACTCTTTG GTGCCATGTTGTCTGTGCCGTCAAAACTCCAGAAGCTGGCATGGATAGCAAAATTGCAGACATTTGCACCATTGAGAATAAACTATCGGCTTGGTGGGAGGCGGTGCAGCCAGACTTCAAGTTGGATCCCCACGACATGAGAGGCGTTGAACAGAAACAATTCTCTACAATTTTGCTGACCAACCTCGTCTACCACCAGTCTCTTTGTGCTCTCCATGCCTCTATAGTTCCTCTCTTCTGTTGGACTAAAGGAGACGGGAGTTGGTCATCTGCTCGGCAGTTATCGGCCCAAACTGCTTTCGAGCATGCTGGCATAGTCTCCGAACTCATCAATAGTGTCCTGTCGAAGAGCACCCGGCTTAGTGCGATGCTAAGTTATGTTGCTTACGCAGCATATTGTAGCTGTGCAATACATATCCCATTCTTGTGGTGTTCCCAACCAACCATCAGAGAGAGGGCCTATGCCAATGTTGGGGCGAACGTCAGGATGATGCAGGCCATGAGCCCGTACTGGAAGCTTGCCTCGCTGCTG GAAATATACGCCCGGTGCCTATATGATATCCACCAGCGAAACCCGCCCATCGTCAGCAATGAGCCCAAGTATGCCGACATCTCCGAGTTTACCAGCTTCAAAGCCGACGCTTCCCTAGCTAGGCCCTCTATCTTGGAGTTTACTGGGGTTTTGCGGTCGAGTGAGGGTGGGTACATACGGCCGGGAGAGGAAAGTAATACGCTTAGGGTCGAGAGTGATGATGTGGGTGATGGACCATCATCTACGCCGTTCTTCGTGACAGAGCAGCTACCCGAGACGATGGCAAAGAATACCGAAGAACTGGAGACCGGTCCACGACCATCTTCAGACGCTCAGAGGAGCTTGGATTGCATGAGACCGCAAAGTCCCAGTCTTCAACAAGAAGCAACTGAACCGAACGGGCTCCAAAATATGGCGGAACGCCAGCAAGTCGATGCAGTTGCCAGTGAATGGCCAACTTTGGATGTGTTCAACTCTCTTTTTGACGCTGAAATGGCCAATTTCTTTCCGGACACTATGAGCATTGACCCTTCGCTTCTGGGCACAGAACCGTTGACGTGGGACTTTTTGGACATGCCAGCAGAGAAGGGCGACTGA
- a CDS encoding Cauli-VI domain-containing protein: MSANHGFHSYQEAFDFAYGKPEVRAQLAVEHKPEAFATSEPETVTTPEPEIATIPELVTITTSKPETATAPESAIVMALEPETALTPEPETLPQSRTVLDAEPGHQEQPPAKKARHSEGQATETFSDTQENTFGSNDIVDQAGESSSSASDPSEIVYSDIVQAKERLSALMEGGGAVKIIPVSPKRKWEE, from the exons ATGTCAGCTA ACCACGGCTTTCACTCCTATCAAGAAGCGTTCGACTTTGCCTATGGCAAGCCTGAAGTTCGGGCGCAGCTTGCGGTTGAGCACAAGCCTGAAGCTTTCGCAACATCCGAACCCGAGACTGTCACGACGCCCGAGCCCGAAATCGCTACTATACCTGAGCTCGTAACTATCACCACGTCTAAGCCCGAGACTGCAACTGCGCCTGAGTCCGCAATTGTCATGGCGCTCGAGCCCGAAACCGCTCTTACACCCGAGCCTGAAACTCTGCCTCAATCCAGGACAGTACTCGATGCTGAGCCTGGGCACCAGGAGCAGCcgccagccaagaaggcccgTCATAGTGAAGGACAGGCCACTGAAACGTTTTCTGACACTCAAGAAAACACCTTTGGCAGCAACGACATAGTTGATCAAGCGGGCGAGTCGTCATCTAGTGCTTCCGACCCGTCCGAGATCGTCTACAGCGATATAGTGCAGGCGAAAGAGCGACTGTCGGCTCTCATGGAGGGGGGTGGAGCAGTGAAAATCATCCCAGTGTCCCCCAAGAGGAAGTGGGAGGAATAG
- a CDS encoding AB hydrolase-1 domain-containing protein, giving the protein MSTPEKPTIVLVHGAWHLPSHYTMLKDKLTERGFTVIQPKNASVGQVSDIKGKTHLDDVAAIHEAMESPLSDGKEIIVVCHSYGGIPGSAAVEGYQIHERRDKGLKGGIKHIVYVASFALPARGLSLKTAIGGTYGPFMDRTDDYLPLNESAKNAFYHDIESELADRMLANCVYQSTASFETPSQFVATDIAVPKTYVACENDRAIPIEGQLAMAGAMGDTVKIERLAAGHSPYLDPGFLSRLVEIIDGIDA; this is encoded by the exons ATGTCTACCCCAGAGAAGCCCACCATTGTTTTGGTGCATGGAGCTTGGCATCTGCCTAGCCACTATACCATGCTGAAAGACAAGTTGACAGAGAGGGGTTTCACCGTCATCCAGCCCAAAAACGCCTCTGTTGGACAGGTTTCCGACATCAAAGGAAAGACTCACCTGGACGATGTTGCAGCTATTCACGAAGCCATGGAATCTCCCCTGAGCGACGGAAAGGAAATAATTGTTGTCTGCCACAGCTATGGCGGTATCCCTGGATCTGCAGCTGTCGAGGGCTACCAAATCCATGAAAGAAGGGACAAGGGTTTGAAGGGAGGTATCAAGCACATCGTTTACGTCGCATCGTTTGCTTTGCCAGCCAGAGGTCTATCATTGAAAACGGCGATCGGCGGAACATACGGGCCCTTCATGGACCGAACA GATGACTACCTTCCGCTAAATGAGAGTGCCAAGAATGCATTCTACCACGATATCGAGTCGGAGCTGGCAGACCGAATGCTCGCCAATTGCGTATACCAAAGCACAGCAAGCTTTGAGACGCCCTCCCAGTTTGTTGCCACGGACATTGCGGTTCCCAAAACTTATGTGGCCTGCGAAAATGATCGAGCTATTCCGATTGAGGGCCAGCTTGCAATGGCAGGGGCCATGGGCGACACAGTGAAGATTGAACGACTTGCTGCTGGGCATAGCCCTTATTTGGATCCGGGGTTTCTATCCAGGCTGGTTGAAATTATTGATGGTATCGACGCATAG
- a CDS encoding PKS-ER domain-containing protein produces MKALVLTPHTRSASIEDLPRPIPQTGEVLIRVKAIALNPVDQIYVSTPIATQEKRVIGTDFAGVVVEASPELGGSSDPRAKPGTRVAGFLQGACSVNDRPGAFAEYITAPYDLIWAIPPGISLEEASTVSMCSLTAAQGLYARLGLPNPFSGSQTEKDTAKPINVFIYGSSTSVGLYAAQLVHLSASASGTKIQLVGAASKSKHSILRQEPYSYDVLVDYHAADWVEQVKAATGGNGVDFALDCISEGETVYGTHETLATGAKFAVFRGPVGGRYDPSKLRNKPIYGAVWEGLGVEIGYNGTVIPASQEALEFARQYFDFLSVGTPLGRSRIEPNPVRIMPGGFERVVPDGFALLGSGLVSQRSNVNGGEGHMRPISAEKLVYQV; encoded by the exons ATGAAGGCTCTTGTGTTAACCCCCCATACCCGGAGCGCATCCATTGAAGACCTCCCCCGTCCCATTCCACAAACGGGAGAGGTTCTTATCAGGGTGAAAGCGATAGCACTCAACCCAGTCGACCAAATCTACGTCTCAACGCCCATTGCTACCCAAGAGAAGCGGGTCATAGGAACCGACTTTGCCGGCGTGGTCGTTGAAGCTAGCCCGGAACTTGGTGGATCTTCGGACCCTCGAGCCAAACCAGGAACGCGCGTTGCTGGGTTTCTCCAAGGAG CTTGTTCTGTAAATGATCGCCCGGGAGCTTTTGCCGAGTACATCACCGCCCCATACGACCTAATCTGGGCGATCCCTCCTGGGATATCCTTAGAAGAGGCATCAACTGTTAGTATGTGCAGCCTGACTGCCGCTCAAGGTCTCTATGCTCGCCTCGGACTGCCGAACCCTTTCTCTGGCTCGCAGACAGAAAAGGACACTGCCAAGCCGATTAATGTCTTCATCTATGGCTCCTCCACATCTGTGGGCCTCTACGCCGCGCAGCTCGTCCACCTTTCGGCGTCGGCATCTGGGACCAAAATCCAGCTCGTCGGTGCAGCGAGTAAGTCCAAGCACAGCATTTTACGACAAGAGCCCTACAGCTACGATGTTCTTGTCGACTACCACGCTGCCGACTGGGTTGAACAAGTCAAGGCCGCAACGGGGGGAAACGGTGTTGACTTTGCCTTGGATTGCATTTCGGAGGGAGAGACCGTTTATGGAACCCACGAAACGTTGGCCACTGGGGCCAAATTTGCTGTATTTCGTGGCCCAGTTGGTGGACGATACGACCCATCCAAGCTGAGGAACAAGCCAATCTATGGTGCCGTCTGGGAAGGACTGGGAGTTGAGATAGGGTATAACG GGACAGTAATCCCAGCGAGCCAGGAGGCCCTTGAGTTTGCCCGACAGTACTTTGACTTTCTCAGTGTTGGGACGCCTTTAGGACGGTCGAGGATCGAGCCAAATCCTGTGAGGATTATGCCTGGCGGCTTTGAGAGAGTTGTTCCAGACGGATTTGCCCTGCTGGGGTCTGGGTTGGTATCGCAAAGGTCCAACGtcaacggcggcgagggaCATATGCGTCCGATCAGTGCTGAGAAGCTGGTCTACCAGGTGTGA
- a CDS encoding Carboxypeptidase: MQFKLFGALLAFGTLSQAAFNRGALNAFNKEHPRRYDQKRAPAPPSAPILEARSKSKFLNKHTEKFVVNGSAIPEVAFDIGESYAGLLPISKDPDESRELYFWFFPSTNPHAGDEVVIWLNGGPGCSSLSGLLTENGPFLWQDGTLAPTPNSYSWTNLTNVIWIEQPVGVGYSQGKPNITNEVELGLQFIGFWRNFIEAFELQGATTYITGESYAGYYVPYIADAFITANDDTYYKLGGVAINDPIIGDGTLQQQAVIYPYIEYWQNLINLNQTALNALRWTHEHCNFSTYIDHYGTFPPPKGPFPVLPDPYADTSGNYTCDIFDYAYGAALDSNPCFNIYHITDTCPHTYAQLGIVNQGDYSPPGAQVYFNRTDVKKALNAPQVDWYQCTPNNVFGEGDPNSNSSDTSLAPAQNNVLRRVIEHTNNTIIGVGRLDFLLPPNGTLFALQNATWNGKQGFQKYPQDKQFYVPFHPEYNGGRLSEAGTVGQWGHERGLTYYEVQLAGHELPGYTAGAGYRVLELLLGRIKNLGTIENFTTQKGHFQGKGGSGLRPPANPLHIPQGHGY, translated from the exons ATGCAGTTCAAGTTGTTTGGCGCTCTTCTTGCCTTCGGGACCCTGTCCCAGGCAGCTTTCAACCGGGGTGCCCTGAATGCCTTCAATAAGGAGCATCCCCGTCGGTATGATCAGAAGCGCGCCCCGGCTCCTCCCTCTGCCCCGATTCTGGAGGCCAGAAGCAAGTCCAAGTTCCTCAACAAGCACACTGAGAAGTTTGTCGTCAATGGATCTGCCATTCCGGAGGTAGCTTTTGACATTGGCGAGTCATATGCCGGTCTGCTGCCAATCTCTAAAGACCCTGATGAGTCCAGAGAACTGTACTTTTGGTTCTTTCCCAGCACCAACCCTCATGCCGGTGATGAAGTGGTTATCTG GCTCAACGGAGGTCCGGGCTGCAGTTCTCTGAGTGGCTTGTTGACTGAGAACGGCCCTTTTCTTTGGCAAGATGGCACCTTGGCCCCTACTCCAAACTCATACAGCTGGACAAACCT GACAAACGTCATCTGGATTGAGCAGCCTGTAGGTGTCGGTTACAGTCAGGGGAAgcccaacatcaccaacgagGTCGAGCTTGGTCTTCAGTTCATTGGCTTCTGGCGTAACTTTATTGAGGCATTTGAGCTTCAAGGAGCTACGACTTATATCACTGGAGAGTCGTATGCTGGCTACTATGTCCCATACATCGCTGACGCCTTCATTACGGCCAATGACGACACATACTACAAGCTGGGCGGTGTCGCCATCAACGATCCCATCATCGGAGACGGCACCCTGCAGCAACAGGCCGTCATCTACCCATACATTGAGTACTGGCAgaacctcatcaacctcaaccagACAGCCCTGAACGCCCTTCGGTGGACCCATGAGCACTGCAACTTTTCCACTTACATCGACCACTACGGGACTTTCCCACCTCCCAAGGGACCGTTCCCTGTCCTCCCTGACCCATACGCTGATACTTCGGGCAATTACACTTGCGATATTTTCGACTATGCCTACGGCGCTGCCCTTGATTCCAACCCCTGCTTTAACATTTACCACATTACCGACACTTGCCCTCATACTTATGCACAGTTGGGCATCGTGAATCAG GGCGACTACTCTCCCCCCGGCGCACAGGTCTACTTCAACCGCACAGATGTCAAGAAGGCTCTCAACGCACCGCAGGTTGATTGGTACCAGTGCACTCCTAACAATGTCTTTGGCGAAGGCGATCCTAACTCGAATTCTTCCGACACTTCTCTTGCGCCAGCACAGAACAACGTCCTCCGCCGCGTGATCGAAcacaccaacaacaccatcattggCGTTGGACGTCTTGACTTCCTCTTGCCTCCCAACGGCACACTTTTTGCGCTACAGAACGCCACCTGGAATGGCAAGCAGGGGTTCCAAAAGTATCCCCAAGACAAGCAGTTTTACGTACCTTTCCACCCAGAGTACAATGGTGGAAGACTGAGTGAAGCGGGCACCGTTGGACAATGGGGACATGAGCGTGGTCTGACCTACTACGAGGTTCAGTTGGCGGGCCATGAGCTGCCTGGATACACCGCGGGAGCCGGTTACCGGGTGTTGGAGTTGTTGCTGGGACGAATCAAGAACTTGGGTACCATTGAGAACTTTACCACACAAAAGGGACATTTCCAGGGCAAGGGAGGATCTGGCCTTCGGCCCCCAGCGAACCCTCTGCACATTCCACAGGGACATGGTTACTAA
- a CDS encoding Cyanide hydratase yields MPITKYKAAAVTSEPGWFDLEAGVVKTIDFINEAGQAGCKLVAFPEVWIPGYPYWMWKVTYLQSLPMLKKYRENSLAVDSEEMRRIRRAARDNQIYVSLGFSEIDHATLYLAQVLIGPDGSVVNHRRKIKPTHVEKLVYGDGPGDTFMSVSETDIGRVGQLNCWENMNPFLKALNVSCGEQVHIAAWPVYPGRERQVAPDPATNYADPASDLVTPEYAIETGAWTLAPFQRLSVEGLKKNTPEGVEPETDPSVYNGHARIYRPDGSLVVKPDKDFDGLLFVDIDLNETHLTKVLADFAGHYMRPDLIRLLVDTRRKELITEADPVGTIATYTTRHRLGLDKPLDGEKKEQESAKEGTQKQKSSDVL; encoded by the exons ATGCCCATCACAAAGTACAAGGCGGCCGCCGTCACCTCCGAACCTGGC TGGTTTGATCTCGAGGCCGGCGTTGTTAAGACAATCGACTTCATCAATGAGGCTGGACAGGCGGGGTGCAAGCTGGTTGCCTTCCCCGAAGTCT GGATCCCTGGATATCCTTACTGGATGTGGAAGGTGACATATCTTCAGTCACTGCCAATGCTCAAGAAGTATCGTGAGAACTCGCTTGCAGTTGACTCGGAAGAAATGCGCCGGATCCGTCGGGCTGCTCGCGACAACCAGATCTATGTGTCCCTTGGATTCTCCGAGATTGACCATGCCACGCTTTACCTGGCTCAGGTATTGATCGGACCGGATGGATCTGTCGTGAACCATCGCCGCAAGATCAAGCCCACTCACGTGGAGAAGTTGGTGTACGGCGATGGTCCCGGTGACACCTTCATGTCGGTGTCGGAAACTGATATCGGCCGCGTGGGTCAGCTCAACTGTTGGGAGAACATGAACCCATTCCTCAAGGCGCTCAATGTGTCCTGCGGAGAGCAGGTTCACATTGCTGCCTGGCCCGTCTACCCAGGCCGCGAGCGCCAGGTTGCACCAGACCCAGCAACCAACTACGCCGATCCAGCCTCGGACCTGGTAACCCCCGAGTATGCCATCGAGACTGGCGCCTGGACTCTTGCACCCTTCCAGCGTCTTTCTGTCGAAgggctcaagaagaacaccCCTGAGGGAGTCGAGCCTGAAACCGACCCATCCGTCTACAATGGCCACGCGCGTATCTACAGACCTGACGGAAGCCTGGTCGTCAAGCCAGACAAGGATTTCGATGGCTTGCTCTTCGTCGACATTGATCTCAACGAAACCCATCTGACAAAGGTCCTGGCTGACTTTGCTGGGCACTACATGCGCCCAGATCTCATTCGATTGCTGGTTGACACTCGTCGcaaggagctcatcaccGAAGCTGACCCTGTTGGTACAATTGCTACTTACACCACTCGGCACCGTCTGGGACTAGACAAGCCCCTcgatggagagaagaaggagcaggagtCTGCTAAGGAAGGGACTCAGAAGCAGAAGAGCTCTGACGTGCTCTAA